A genomic segment from Salvia splendens isolate huo1 chromosome 13, SspV2, whole genome shotgun sequence encodes:
- the LOC121762087 gene encoding ethylene receptor 1-like isoform X1: MEYCNCFESPWPADELLMKYQYVSDFFIALAYFSIPLEIIYFVKKSAVFPYRWVLVQFGAFIVLCGATHLINLWTFTMHTRTVAVVMTTAKVLTAVVSCATALLLVHIIPDLLSVKTRELFLKNKAAELDREMGLIRTQEETGRHVRMLTHEIRSTLDRHTILKTTLLELGRTLGLEECALWMPTRTGLELNLSYTLRHQNPVGLTVPIQLPVINQVFNTSRAVKISPISPVARLRPAGQYMPGEVVAVRVPLLHLSNFQIHDWPELSTKRYALMVLMLPSDSARQWHVHELELVEVVADQVAVALSHAAILEESMRARDLLMEQNVALDLARREAEMAVRARNDFLAVMNHEMGTPIHATIALSSLLQETELSPEQRLMVETILKSSNLLATLINDVLDLSRLEDGSLQLEIETFNLHSLFREVLNLIKPIAAVKKLYVMLNLSPDLIEHAVGDEKRLMQVLLNVVGNAIKFTKEGGISVSASVAKPDSLRDPRAPDFFPTHSDNHFYLRVEVKDTGSGINQLEIPKVFMKFVQSQPLAAKNSGGSGLGLGLAICKRFVNLMEGHIWIESEGLGRGSTVIFIVKLGIPARLNESKLPFLHKGPGNQVKFIFSGLKVVLMDDNSVGRTVTKGLLVHLGCDVLAVSSGDECVRAVSYEHKAVFLDVSMAAVDSFEVAVRIREKFAKRSGRPFIVALTGNTDRMIKENCRKVGMDGVILKPVSVDKMRSVLSDLLEHGYLVESQ, translated from the exons ATGGAGTATTGTAACTGCTTTGAGTCACCATGGCCAGCTGATGAATTGCTGATGAAGTATCAGTATGTATCGGATTTCTTCATAGCATTGGCGTATTTCTCAATCCCTTTGGAGATAATATATTTTGTCAAGAAATCTGCTGTATTTCCTTATAGATGGGTTCTCGTGCAGTTtggtgcttttattgttctttgtGGAGCAACACACCTGATAAATTTGTGGACATTTACTATGCATACGAGGACTGTGGCAGTTGTGATGACTACAGCCAAAGTTTTGACAGCTGTTGTGTCTTGTGCAACAGCACTTTTGCTAGTACATATCATCCCTGATCTATTAAGTGTCAAAACAAGGGaactatttttgaaaaataaggcTGCAGAACTAGACAGAGAAATGGGGTTGATCCGTACACAGGAAGAAACTGGTAGGCATGTAAGGATGCTAACTCATGAAATCAGAAGCACTCTTGATAGGCATACCATACTGAAGACTACTCTTCTTGAGCTTGGAAGAACATTGGGTTTGGAAGAGTGTGCATTATGGATGCCAACACGGACTGGGCTAGAGCTCAATCTTTCCTACACTCTCCGCCACCAAAACCCGGTTGGTTTGACCGTGCCCATACAACTACCTGTAATCAATCAAGTATTCAATACTAGTCGTGCTGTAAAAATCTCTCCAATCTCCCCTGTTGCCCGGCTTCGACCTGCTGGACAGTACATGCCAGGAGAGGTGGTTGCTGTGCGCGTCCCTCTCTTGCATCTGTCCAATTTTCAGATCCATGATTGGCCTGAACTGTCAACTAAAAGATATGCTTTGATGGTTTTAATGCTCCCTTCAGACAGTGCTAGGCAGTGGCATGTGCATGAATTGGAGCTTGTTGAGGTGGTAGCAGATCAG GTTGCTGTTGCTCTCTCCCATGCTGCAATTTTAGAAGAATCAATGAGGGCAAGAGATCTTCTTATGGAACAGAATGTTGCCCTAGATCTGGCAAGAAGAGAAGCAGAGATGGCTGTGCGTGCTCGTAATGATTTCTTGGCCGTCATGAATCATGAGATGGGAACTCCTATTCATGCAACAATTGCTTTGTCTTCCTTACTACAAGAAACTGAGCTGTCGCCTGAGCAACGTCTAATGGTTGAAACAATCCTGAAGAGCAGTAACCTGTTGGCTACCCTTATTAACGACGTATTGGATCTTTCGAGGCTTGAAGATGGTAGCCTTCAACTTGAGATAGAAACTTTCAATCTTCATTCACTTTTCAGGGAG GTACTTAATTTGATAAAACCTATTGCAGCTGTGAAGAAGTTATATGTTATGTTGAATTTGTCCCCTGATTTGATTGAACATGCTGTTGGTGATGAAAAAAGACTGATGCAAGTTCTACTGAATGTTGTTGGGAATGCTATTAAGTTCACAAAAGAGGGAGGCATCTCGGTATCAGCTTCTGTTGCGAAGCCCGACTCTCTAAGAGATCCTCGAGCCCCTGACTTTTTTCCTACACACAGTGATAACCACTTCTATTTGCGTGTAGAG GTAAAAGATACTGGTTCAGGAATTAACCAACTAGAGATTCCCAAGGTATTCATGAAATTTGTGCAGAGCCAACCACTTGCTGCCAAAAATTCTGGTGGCAGTGGCCTTGGCCTTGGTCTAGCAATTTGTAAGAG ATTTGTCAATCTCATGGAGGGGCACATTTGGATTGAGAGTGAAGGTCTTGGCAGGGGTTCTACTGTGATCTTCATTGTTAAACTTGGAATTCCTGCTCGCTTAaatgagtccaagcttccattTTTGCACAAAGGCCCTGGAAATCAAGTAAAGTTCATTTTTTCTGGGCTTAAAGTTGTGCTGATGGATGATAACAG TGTTGGTCGTACGGTAACGAAGGGCCTACTTGTGCACCTAGGGTGTGATGTGTTGGCTGTTTCATCCGGAGATGAGTGTGTTAGAGCTGTAAGTTACGAACACAAGGCTGTTTTCCTCGACGTGAGCATGGCAGCTGTTGATAGTTTTGAAGTCGCTGTACGGATCAGGGAGAAGTTCGCTAAACGTTCAGGTAGACCTTTTATCGTTGCACTTACCGGAAATACTGACAGAATGATAAAAGAGAACTGTCGAAAGGTAGGCATGGATGGAGTCATACTGAAGCCCGTGTCGGTAGATAAAATGAGAAGTGTTCTGTCTGATCTCTTAGAACACGGATATCTTGTCGAATCTCAATAA
- the LOC121762087 gene encoding ethylene receptor 1-like isoform X3: MHTRTVAVVMTTAKVLTAVVSCATALLLVHIIPDLLSVKTRELFLKNKAAELDREMGLIRTQEETGRHVRMLTHEIRSTLDRHTILKTTLLELGRTLGLEECALWMPTRTGLELNLSYTLRHQNPVGLTVPIQLPVINQVFNTSRAVKISPISPVARLRPAGQYMPGEVVAVRVPLLHLSNFQIHDWPELSTKRYALMVLMLPSDSARQWHVHELELVEVVADQVAVALSHAAILEESMRARDLLMEQNVALDLARREAEMAVRARNDFLAVMNHEMGTPIHATIALSSLLQETELSPEQRLMVETILKSSNLLATLINDVLDLSRLEDGSLQLEIETFNLHSLFREVLNLIKPIAAVKKLYVMLNLSPDLIEHAVGDEKRLMQVLLNVVGNAIKFTKEGGISVSASVAKPDSLRDPRAPDFFPTHSDNHFYLRVEVKDTGSGINQLEIPKVFMKFVQSQPLAAKNSGGSGLGLGLAICKRFVNLMEGHIWIESEGLGRGSTVIFIVKLGIPARLNESKLPFLHKGPGNQVKFIFSGLKVVLMDDNSVGRTVTKGLLVHLGCDVLAVSSGDECVRAVSYEHKAVFLDVSMAAVDSFEVAVRIREKFAKRSGRPFIVALTGNTDRMIKENCRKVGMDGVILKPVSVDKMRSVLSDLLEHGYLVESQ, from the exons ATGCATACGAGGACTGTGGCAGTTGTGATGACTACAGCCAAAGTTTTGACAGCTGTTGTGTCTTGTGCAACAGCACTTTTGCTAGTACATATCATCCCTGATCTATTAAGTGTCAAAACAAGGGaactatttttgaaaaataaggcTGCAGAACTAGACAGAGAAATGGGGTTGATCCGTACACAGGAAGAAACTGGTAGGCATGTAAGGATGCTAACTCATGAAATCAGAAGCACTCTTGATAGGCATACCATACTGAAGACTACTCTTCTTGAGCTTGGAAGAACATTGGGTTTGGAAGAGTGTGCATTATGGATGCCAACACGGACTGGGCTAGAGCTCAATCTTTCCTACACTCTCCGCCACCAAAACCCGGTTGGTTTGACCGTGCCCATACAACTACCTGTAATCAATCAAGTATTCAATACTAGTCGTGCTGTAAAAATCTCTCCAATCTCCCCTGTTGCCCGGCTTCGACCTGCTGGACAGTACATGCCAGGAGAGGTGGTTGCTGTGCGCGTCCCTCTCTTGCATCTGTCCAATTTTCAGATCCATGATTGGCCTGAACTGTCAACTAAAAGATATGCTTTGATGGTTTTAATGCTCCCTTCAGACAGTGCTAGGCAGTGGCATGTGCATGAATTGGAGCTTGTTGAGGTGGTAGCAGATCAG GTTGCTGTTGCTCTCTCCCATGCTGCAATTTTAGAAGAATCAATGAGGGCAAGAGATCTTCTTATGGAACAGAATGTTGCCCTAGATCTGGCAAGAAGAGAAGCAGAGATGGCTGTGCGTGCTCGTAATGATTTCTTGGCCGTCATGAATCATGAGATGGGAACTCCTATTCATGCAACAATTGCTTTGTCTTCCTTACTACAAGAAACTGAGCTGTCGCCTGAGCAACGTCTAATGGTTGAAACAATCCTGAAGAGCAGTAACCTGTTGGCTACCCTTATTAACGACGTATTGGATCTTTCGAGGCTTGAAGATGGTAGCCTTCAACTTGAGATAGAAACTTTCAATCTTCATTCACTTTTCAGGGAG GTACTTAATTTGATAAAACCTATTGCAGCTGTGAAGAAGTTATATGTTATGTTGAATTTGTCCCCTGATTTGATTGAACATGCTGTTGGTGATGAAAAAAGACTGATGCAAGTTCTACTGAATGTTGTTGGGAATGCTATTAAGTTCACAAAAGAGGGAGGCATCTCGGTATCAGCTTCTGTTGCGAAGCCCGACTCTCTAAGAGATCCTCGAGCCCCTGACTTTTTTCCTACACACAGTGATAACCACTTCTATTTGCGTGTAGAG GTAAAAGATACTGGTTCAGGAATTAACCAACTAGAGATTCCCAAGGTATTCATGAAATTTGTGCAGAGCCAACCACTTGCTGCCAAAAATTCTGGTGGCAGTGGCCTTGGCCTTGGTCTAGCAATTTGTAAGAG ATTTGTCAATCTCATGGAGGGGCACATTTGGATTGAGAGTGAAGGTCTTGGCAGGGGTTCTACTGTGATCTTCATTGTTAAACTTGGAATTCCTGCTCGCTTAaatgagtccaagcttccattTTTGCACAAAGGCCCTGGAAATCAAGTAAAGTTCATTTTTTCTGGGCTTAAAGTTGTGCTGATGGATGATAACAG TGTTGGTCGTACGGTAACGAAGGGCCTACTTGTGCACCTAGGGTGTGATGTGTTGGCTGTTTCATCCGGAGATGAGTGTGTTAGAGCTGTAAGTTACGAACACAAGGCTGTTTTCCTCGACGTGAGCATGGCAGCTGTTGATAGTTTTGAAGTCGCTGTACGGATCAGGGAGAAGTTCGCTAAACGTTCAGGTAGACCTTTTATCGTTGCACTTACCGGAAATACTGACAGAATGATAAAAGAGAACTGTCGAAAGGTAGGCATGGATGGAGTCATACTGAAGCCCGTGTCGGTAGATAAAATGAGAAGTGTTCTGTCTGATCTCTTAGAACACGGATATCTTGTCGAATCTCAATAA
- the LOC121762087 gene encoding ethylene receptor-like isoform X2: protein MEYCNCFESPWPADELLMKYQYVSDFFIALAYFSIPLEIIYFVKKSAVFPYRWVLVQFGAFIVLCGATHLINLWTFTMHTRTVAVVMTTAKVLTAVVSCATALLLVHIIPDLLSVKTRELFLKNKAAELDREMGLIRTQEETGRHVRMLTHEIRSTLDRHTILKTTLLELGRTLGLEECALWMPTRTGLELNLSYTLRHQNPVGLTVPIQLPVINQVFNTSRAVKISPISPVARLRPAGQYMPGEVVAVRVPLLHLSNFQIHDWPELSTKRYALMVLMLPSDSARQWHVHELELVEVVADQVAVALSHAAILEESMRARDLLMEQNVALDLARREAEMAVRARNDFLAVMNHEMGTPIHATIALSSLLQETELSPEQRLMVETILKSSNLLATLINDVLDLSRLEDGSLQLEIETFNLHSLFREVLNLIKPIAAVKKLYVMLNLSPDLIEHAVGDEKRLMQVLLNVVGNAIKFTKEGGISVSASVAKPDSLRDPRAPDFFPTHSDNHFYLRVEVKDTGSGINQLEIPKVFMKFVQSQPLAAKNSGGSGLGLGLAICKRFVNLMEGHIWIESEGLGRGSTVIFIVKLGIPARLNESKLPFLHKGPGNQVKFIFSGLKVVLMDDNSVGRTVTKGLLVHLGCDVLAVSSGDECVRAVSYEHKAVFLDVSMAAVDSFEVAVRIREKFAKRSGMDGVILKPVSVDKMRSVLSDLLEHGYLVESQ, encoded by the exons ATGGAGTATTGTAACTGCTTTGAGTCACCATGGCCAGCTGATGAATTGCTGATGAAGTATCAGTATGTATCGGATTTCTTCATAGCATTGGCGTATTTCTCAATCCCTTTGGAGATAATATATTTTGTCAAGAAATCTGCTGTATTTCCTTATAGATGGGTTCTCGTGCAGTTtggtgcttttattgttctttgtGGAGCAACACACCTGATAAATTTGTGGACATTTACTATGCATACGAGGACTGTGGCAGTTGTGATGACTACAGCCAAAGTTTTGACAGCTGTTGTGTCTTGTGCAACAGCACTTTTGCTAGTACATATCATCCCTGATCTATTAAGTGTCAAAACAAGGGaactatttttgaaaaataaggcTGCAGAACTAGACAGAGAAATGGGGTTGATCCGTACACAGGAAGAAACTGGTAGGCATGTAAGGATGCTAACTCATGAAATCAGAAGCACTCTTGATAGGCATACCATACTGAAGACTACTCTTCTTGAGCTTGGAAGAACATTGGGTTTGGAAGAGTGTGCATTATGGATGCCAACACGGACTGGGCTAGAGCTCAATCTTTCCTACACTCTCCGCCACCAAAACCCGGTTGGTTTGACCGTGCCCATACAACTACCTGTAATCAATCAAGTATTCAATACTAGTCGTGCTGTAAAAATCTCTCCAATCTCCCCTGTTGCCCGGCTTCGACCTGCTGGACAGTACATGCCAGGAGAGGTGGTTGCTGTGCGCGTCCCTCTCTTGCATCTGTCCAATTTTCAGATCCATGATTGGCCTGAACTGTCAACTAAAAGATATGCTTTGATGGTTTTAATGCTCCCTTCAGACAGTGCTAGGCAGTGGCATGTGCATGAATTGGAGCTTGTTGAGGTGGTAGCAGATCAG GTTGCTGTTGCTCTCTCCCATGCTGCAATTTTAGAAGAATCAATGAGGGCAAGAGATCTTCTTATGGAACAGAATGTTGCCCTAGATCTGGCAAGAAGAGAAGCAGAGATGGCTGTGCGTGCTCGTAATGATTTCTTGGCCGTCATGAATCATGAGATGGGAACTCCTATTCATGCAACAATTGCTTTGTCTTCCTTACTACAAGAAACTGAGCTGTCGCCTGAGCAACGTCTAATGGTTGAAACAATCCTGAAGAGCAGTAACCTGTTGGCTACCCTTATTAACGACGTATTGGATCTTTCGAGGCTTGAAGATGGTAGCCTTCAACTTGAGATAGAAACTTTCAATCTTCATTCACTTTTCAGGGAG GTACTTAATTTGATAAAACCTATTGCAGCTGTGAAGAAGTTATATGTTATGTTGAATTTGTCCCCTGATTTGATTGAACATGCTGTTGGTGATGAAAAAAGACTGATGCAAGTTCTACTGAATGTTGTTGGGAATGCTATTAAGTTCACAAAAGAGGGAGGCATCTCGGTATCAGCTTCTGTTGCGAAGCCCGACTCTCTAAGAGATCCTCGAGCCCCTGACTTTTTTCCTACACACAGTGATAACCACTTCTATTTGCGTGTAGAG GTAAAAGATACTGGTTCAGGAATTAACCAACTAGAGATTCCCAAGGTATTCATGAAATTTGTGCAGAGCCAACCACTTGCTGCCAAAAATTCTGGTGGCAGTGGCCTTGGCCTTGGTCTAGCAATTTGTAAGAG ATTTGTCAATCTCATGGAGGGGCACATTTGGATTGAGAGTGAAGGTCTTGGCAGGGGTTCTACTGTGATCTTCATTGTTAAACTTGGAATTCCTGCTCGCTTAaatgagtccaagcttccattTTTGCACAAAGGCCCTGGAAATCAAGTAAAGTTCATTTTTTCTGGGCTTAAAGTTGTGCTGATGGATGATAACAG TGTTGGTCGTACGGTAACGAAGGGCCTACTTGTGCACCTAGGGTGTGATGTGTTGGCTGTTTCATCCGGAGATGAGTGTGTTAGAGCTGTAAGTTACGAACACAAGGCTGTTTTCCTCGACGTGAGCATGGCAGCTGTTGATAGTTTTGAAGTCGCTGTACGGATCAGGGAGAAGTTCGCTAAACGTTCAG GCATGGATGGAGTCATACTGAAGCCCGTGTCGGTAGATAAAATGAGAAGTGTTCTGTCTGATCTCTTAGAACACGGATATCTTGTCGAATCTCAATAA